A DNA window from Fragaria vesca subsp. vesca linkage group LG3, FraVesHawaii_1.0, whole genome shotgun sequence contains the following coding sequences:
- the LOC101292291 gene encoding B3 domain-containing protein At2g33720-like, which yields MAETLLFPSLFASTRVQDQPCALNQTDNRGLNLGLSLGSIDYDPWFIKKKLKVSDLGDLSRLLVPKRLTKKHVLPLMHKSLDESVHSSNGGAVTVYDSDMKTKHELVFKYWPSSESYVLQRNWKKDFVNARKLKEGDLIGLYWDARSSAFLFSLLQREVEIDTTLGYWRN from the coding sequence ATGGCTGAAACACTTCTCTTTCCTTCTCTGTTTGCTTCAACAAGGGTGCAAGACCAACCCTGTGCACTCAACCAAACTGACAACAGAGGTCTCAATCTGGGGCTAAGTCTGGGCTCCATTGACTACGACCCGTGGTTCATCAAGAAGAAGCTGAAGGTCAGCGACCTCGGCGACCTGAGCAGGCTTTTGGTGCCCAAGAGATTAACCAAGAAACATGTTTTGCCGTTGATGCACAAGAGCTTGGACGAAAGTGTCCACAGTAGCAATGGGGGAGCGGTCACCGTTTACGACAGTGATATGAAAACGAAGCATGAGTTGGTCTTCAAATACTGGCCATCGTCAGAGAGTTACGTTCTGCAAAGAAACTGGAAGAAGGACTTTGTGAATGCGAGGAAGTTGAAGGAAGGTGATCTAATTGGGCTCTATTGGGATGCTCGCAGTTCTGCTTTTCTATTTTCGCTTCTTCAACGAGAAGTGGAGATCGATACTACTCTGGGATATTGGAGGAATTAA